The Planctomycetota bacterium genomic sequence GACGCAAACAGGTTTACGGAACTCAGTTCGAGGTGGTGGCTGGGAAATGGCAGCCACGTCCCCTGGAAGAACCCGACCACGTCGACCAGCGCCGAGCCCAGGTGGGACTTTCGCCGCTGGCTGAATACCTCAAGGAAGCCCAATCGCTCTACGGCGCTCCGGCGAAATAGCCGGCACTCCCGCGGGCCGATTAACGGTTAGTAATGCTTCTCGCGCGCCGAACCTGCCATTTCCGGCCATTTTGACCCTTCCCGGCGTGCCATTTGGCCCCCGGTGCGCGACCGGTGGGCTTTACGTAAGCCCGTGCGGCGGAAATAATACCGTCGTACGCCGAGAGTTGGCCGTAGCATTCGCGCCGGTCTGCGCTTGATGTCTGTCTGGGGCTGCCTGGGGTGGGCTGGAACCGCCGCCGAGCGGGCCAGGTTTGTCCGTCTTCTCAAGTTTTAGCGTTGGCGACCGCCACGGGCATCGGTGGTCGGCGAATTACCACAGGGAGTCGTGTGCATGGCGCAAGTCGATACGGTGACCAACACCAGTGGAGACGTCGATCCAGCCGAAACCAAAGAATGGCTCGAATCGTTGCAGTACGTTCTGCAGGCCAAGGGGCCAGAGCGGGCTCGGTACTTGCTAGGCGTGTTGGACGAAGCGGCCTTCCGCCAAGGGGTCGAGCTACCGTTTTCGATCAACACGCCCTATGTGAACACGATTCCGCCCGATCGCCAGCCCGTGTTCCCTGGCAATCGCGAGATCGAGCGCCGCATCAAGAGCATTGTCCGCTGGAATGCCATGGCCATGGTCAACCGGGCCAATTGGTTTGACAGCAGCCTGGGCGGACATATCAGCACGTTTGCCTCGGCCGCCACGCTGTATGAAGTGGCCTTCAATCACTTCTTTAAGGGCAAAGGGGACAACTACTCGGGCGATCAAATCTATTTCCAGGGGCACGCTTCGCCGGGCATTTACTCGCGCGCCTTTCTCGAAGGTCGCCTCACCGAAACCAATCTCAAGAACTTCCGTCAGGAACTGGCCGAAGGGGGCGGGCTGTCGAGCTATCCGCACCCGCACTTGATGCCGACTTTCTGGGAGTTCCCCACCGTTTCGATGGGTTTGGGGCCCATCATGTCGATCTATCAAGCGCGATTCAACAAGTATCTGTCCGACCGCGGTATCAAGGACACCTCGGGCCAGCACGTGTGGGCGTTCCTTGGCGACGGCGAATGTGACGAGCCCGAATCGCTGGGGGCGATCACGCTGGCCTCGCGCGAAAAGCTTGACAATCTGATCTTTGTCATCAATTGCAACTTGCAGCGGCTCGACGGGCCAGTGCGCGGCAATGGTAAGATCATTCAAGAGCTTGAGGGCGCCTTCCGCGGCGCCGGTTGGAATGTCATCAAGGTGATCTGGGGCGAAGGCTGGGACACCTTGCTCGAGAAAGACAAGAGCGGGCTGCTGATTCAACGCATGGGCGAAGTGGTGGACGGCGAGTATCAGAAGTACACCGTCATGCCGGGCAGCTACATCCGCGAGCACTTCTTCGGCAAGTACCCCGAACTGCTCGAATTGGTCTCGCACCTGTCCGACGAAAAGCTCCGTTCGCTCAATCGCGGCGGCCACGACCCTGAAAAGGTCTACGCCGCTTACAAGCAAGCGACCGAAGTCAAGAACGGCAAGCCCACGGTGATTCTGGCGCATACCATCAAGGGCTACGGGCTGGGTGAATCGGGCGAAGGCCGCAACACCACCCACAATCAAAAGAAAATCAACGAGGCGGAGGTTCGCGAGTTCCGCACGCGCTTCAACATTCCGATCTCGGACGACGACGTCGCCAAGGCGCCGTTCTATAAGCCGCCCGAGGACAGCGCCGAGATGAATTACTTGCGCGAACGCCGCGCCGCCCTGGGGGGGCCGGTGCCAACGCGCGTTCCGGCCTCGCCGACTTCAAAGATTCCGCCGTTGTCTGATTTTGCCGACTCGCTGACCAGCAGCGGCGACCGCGAAGTGTCGACGACGATGGCCTTTGTCAAACACTTTGGCCGGCTGTTGAAGAACAAGGACATTGGCAAATACATTGTCCCGATCGTGCCCGACGAATCGCGCACCTTCGGCATGGACCCGTTGTTCCAGCAGTGCGGCATTTACGCCCACACCGGCCAGTTGTACGAACCGGTCGACTCGGACAACTTCCTGTACTATCGCGAAGCCAAGGACGGCCAGATTCTGGAAGAAGGGATCACCGAGGCGGGGTCGATGTCGTCGTTCATCGCCGCCGGCACCGCGCACGCCTCGCATGGTATCAACATGATGCCGTTCTTCATCTACTACTCAATGTTCGGCTTCCAGCGGATTGGCGACTTGATTTGGGCCGCTCAAGATATGCGTTGCAAAGGCTTCTTGCTCGGCGGCACCGCCGGTCGCACCACCCTGAACGGCGAAGGGTTGCAGCACCAAGACGGCCACAGCCATTTGTTCTGTACGGCGTTTCCGAGCATTCGCGCCTATGATCCGACTTATGCCTATGAAACGGCTGTGATCACGATGGATGGCCTACGCAAGATGTACGAGCAGGGGCACGAAGTCATGTATTACATGACGCTGCACAATGAAAACTACGTCATGCCCGCCATGCCCGACGGCGTCGAAGAAGGCATCGTCCGGGGGATGTATCGCGTCAGCTCGCTCGACGCCGGCAGCGGCAAGCCCCGCGTCCAGTTGCTGGGCAGCGGCGCGATCTTGCGCGAAGCGCTTCGCGCGCAGAAGATTCTGGCTGATCGTTTCCAGGTGTCGAGCGACGTGTGGAGCGTGACTAGCTACAGCGAGTTGCGCCGCGCCGCTCACGAGTGCGAACGCTGGAACATCCTGCACCCGAACGAGCCGCCGAAGCAGTCGTATCTGGAACAGATCATCCAAGGCGTCGAAGGCCCCTTCATCGCCAGCAGTGACAACGTGCGACTGGTAGCCGAGCAGATTTCGCCGTGGATTCCCGGCGGCTTGTGCGCGCTGGGGACCGACGGCCTGGGACGCAGCGACCTGCGCAAGAACTTGCGGCGCCACTTCGAGGTTGACGCCGAGTGCATCACGCTGGCGGCGCTCAACGAATTGGCGACACAAAGCAAGTTTCCCAAATCGCGCTTGGCCGAAGCGATCAAGTCGCTGAACATTAACCCTGACAAGATCGACCCGATGCGCGCCTAGGCGGACGGCGTGCGCACTAACTTTTAATCTAACTTTGCTGACGCAAGTGGAGACTGTTGGATGGCCGTGGACTTTAAGCTGCCCACCCTGGGCGAAAACATCGAAGCCGGCGACATCACGAATGTCATGGTGAGCGAAGGGGACCAGATCGGTGCCAACACGCCGATTGTCGAAGTGGAAACTGGCAAGGCCACGGTCGAGATTCCCTGCCCGCACGCGGGCAAGGTCACCAAAGTTCACGTCAAAGTGGGGCAAAGCGTCCCTGTCGGCGGTACGCTGATCTCGATCGAAGCCTTGGCTGGCGCGGCATCCGCCCCGGCCGCCAAGCCCGCCGCTCCCGCCGCCGCGAGCAAGCCTGCGCCGGTCCCCGCGGCGCCGAAGGCGGCTCCCGCGCCCGCTCCGGTGGCTGCTGCCCCGGTGGCCCCGGCGTCGGCCCCGGCTGCCGCCTCGAACGGCGGCCCCGCGCGCAAGCCGGTCCTCGAACCCGAGTACGAAACCGCCTCGGCGTCGTCGGCCGCCGGTCCTTCGACGCGCCGACTGGCGCGCGAGCTGGGCGTGGATATCAATCGCGTCCGAGGCAGCGGCCCGGGCGGCCGTATCACTCGCGAAGACATCGTGTCGGCGGTTCGCAACGCCGCGGCGCACGCGCCAGCCCTGGCGACCGGCGCCAAGCCAAATCTTCCCGCCGGCGAGGAAAGCAGCGACAACTGGGGGACGATCGTTCGTCAACCGCTGACGCGCATCCGCAAGACCATCGCGGCGAACATGGTCTATTCGTCGACTTCGATTCCGCACGTCACCAACTTTGACGAAGCCGACATCACCGAACTCGAACGGATTCGCAAGTCGAACCTGGACGACTACGCCAAGCAGGGCATCAAGCTCACCATGATGCCGTTCGTGATGAAGGCCGTGGCCCAGGCGCTGCGGCTGCACCCGCTAATGAACGCCTCGCTCGACATGGAGAAGGCCGAGCTGACCTACAAGGACTACGTGGCCTTGGGCGTGGCCGTCGACACCGAGCGGGGGCTGGTCGTGCCGGTGGTCCGCAACGTCGACCGGATGACCATTCCGCAAATCGGGCTGGCCTTGCAGGAAATGGCCGAGAAGGCCCGCACCATGAAGTTCATGCCCGACGATCAGATCGGCGGCACGTTCACGGTCAGCAATCTGGGCGCGGTCGGTGGCGTCTACTCGACGCCGATCATCAACCCGCCACAAGTCGGCATCCTGCTCACCGGTCGTTCGCGCAAGCTGCCGGTGGTGATGGAAGACGATTCGATCAAGCCGCGTCTGATGATGCCGTTGTCGATCTCGTATGATCACCGCGTGGTTGACGGAGCCGCGGCGGCGCGGTTCTTGAACGACGTGAAGAACTATCTGCAAGTGCCGGGCCGGCTGCTGCTGGCGCCGTAAAGTATGCTTCATTCAAGCCCAGCCGGGCAGAGAGAAAATCGACCACGACGGCACGACGGTCACGACGTAAGACAAATTGGAAACTACGTCGTGCCGTCGTGGTCGAATTCACTCTTAACAGCGCTTTTTTAAGCGGCGTTAATCGGCGACGTTTTGTAACTGCGCCAGCCTAGCCAACTGGTAATCGCGACCAAGAGCGCATTCCTCGCGGCCAGTAACGCGACCGGCGATGTGTCAAGATTCGGAATCAATGTCGCCCGCGGCTGATCGCTTAGTCCCGCCAACCCTGGCATGAAGTGGTAGGGGAACACTGCGGTGGTTAGCGCTGCTGCCACGACGAGCAATACGACTAGCACGAAGAACTCGCGCCGCTCGAGCACGTCGAGCCCCAATAGCAGCAGGGTCGGCAACACCCAGACCATGAATTGCGGCGACAACACCTTGCACGTCACTGCAGCCGCGGCCAGTGACCAGAGCCCCCAGCGATAACCGTCGCGTCGGTCGATCGAACGCTTCAAGATGGCCAGCCAGCCGGTGACCGCCATGATTAACGCCCCGGTGATCCAGGGACTGGCGGCGGCCAGCAGGTTCGCAGCCGTACTTTGCAACTCGGTCCAGCGCGCCAGGCCGACGACTTCGCTCGCCACGCCCGCGCCGCGCAACAGCATCAGCGCCGACGCATAGGTCGATTCGATCTGCAAGCCGCGCGCCCCATGCGCGCTAAACAGCTTCCAGACGCCCCCCTCGGAACTCCACGCCGCCACGGCCAGCGGCAGCACCACCGCCAAGGCAAACACGCCGACGGGATTCAGCTTTCGCCCGGCCGACGCATGGCCCGAGGCTCGCCATGTGGCGACCAGAAAAGCCGGGGCCATGAACGCGGGGAACACCTTGTAGGCGGCGCCAAGTCCCAAAGCCGCCGTCGCCAGCAAGGTCCAACCAAGCTTTTCACAGGTTTCCGCGCGCGTTGCACCCCAGGCCCAGACGGCCACGAACATCCACAGGCCAACATCGAGCCGCTGGTACAACACATGGGCCAAGAGCGTTATCGTGAGCACATAGCCCCACGTGGCAACCGCGGCCAGTTCCGGCCTGCGCCGCCACACCACGGCGACAAAGCAAGCGAACGCCACCAGGTCGGCGGCGAACATCTCCCGCTGGAACGCCCGCAGATAGCCGGGCAGCAATTCCTGGAACAGCGGCTGGGATAAGCGAGGAAATCGTTCGTGGGCCAGCCAGCGCGGCAGCGCGATCGCCGCGTACGCGAGCGGAGGATATTCCACCGCCACGTCGGCATAGGCCACCTGGCCGCCATCGACGGTCAGCAGCGCCGTCTGGCAATAGACGTCGGCATCGCTCCCCGCCGGGTGAAACCAGCCGACGAGATAGGCTCGCGTGGCCACGAACATCAACGCCGCAAGCCAAAGCCAGCGCCGGGACGCCCTGGCCAAGTCGTCATGTTGGGCCTGATTGACTTCGGAAGATGGCATGCGAATAACCCTTCTCCCTCGGGGAGAAGGTGGTGAGCGCAGCNNGCGAACCGGATGAGGGTCCACGTGAACTCGTCACAGGTTTGGACAGTGGAAAGCTGACCCTCATCCGGCCTATCGGCCACCTTCTCCCGGCGGGAGAAGGGTTACTGCGCGCCACGTGGTGATGGAGTCGTAAATGGCCAGCTTAGAACCAGCCGGCCCCGACAAGTCTACCTCATCAGAAATGATTCAGCTTGTCATCCATCCTTGATCGCTGCCAGCCGTTCCAGCGCTCGCGTGCGGGCCAGGGCGTGATCGACCAGCGGCCGCGGGTAATCCTGACCCAAGCGCACGCCCGCCGCGGCCAACACGTCGGCCGGGGCTTCCCACGGTGCGTGAATATGCTCGGTCGGCAGCCTGGCCAGCTCGGGCACCCAGCGACGGACATACTCGCCATCGACGTCGAACTTCTGTCCCTGCGAGACGGGGTTGAAGATGCGAAAGAACGGCGCCGCGTCCGCGCCGCAACCGGCGGTCCATTGCCAGCCCAGCGTGTTGTTGGCCAGATCGGCGTCGACCAGCGTGTCCCAGAACCACTCGGCGCCAGCATGCCACGAGATGAGCAGATCCTTGACTAGAAACGACGCCACGATCATCCGCACGCGATTGTGCATCCAGCCCCACTGCCAAAGCTGACGCATTCCCGCGTCGACAATCGGGTAGCCCGTCTGCCCGCGCTGCCAGTGCTTCAACCCCGTGGCGTCCTGCTCCCAAGCGAACCGGGTGAACTTCTCGCGCAGCGGCGCGTTGATCGTGTGGGGAAAGTGGTACAGCAAGTGATGGGCGAACTCGCGCCAGCCGATCTCGGCCAGGAATGTTTTGGTCGCCTGTTGGACGGTGGGCGTGCGATGGACTCGGCGGAACTGATCGACCAGATGCCAGACCTGCCGCGGGCTGATTTCGCCAAAGTGGAGGTAAGGCGACAACTGTGACGAGCCCTCCAGGTCGGGCCGATTGCGCAGCTCGTGATACTCACCTAAAGCGCGGTCAGTGAACTGTTTCAGGCGCGCGTGAGCGCCCGCCTCGCCGGGTGTCCAATGCTCGCGCATGCCTGCGTCCCAGTCGAGCTTGGGCAGCAGTCCCAGGCATTCAAGCGGCTCACCCGCCACTTTCGTGCGCAGTCCCGGCAAATATTCCGGCGCGTCGAGCGGCTCGGTCGGCGCTTCGCGCGCGGTGCAAGCTTTCCAGAAGGGCGCGAACACCTGGTACGGCTGGCCGGTCTTGGTCGCCACGTCCCACGGCTCGTATAGCAGCGAGCCGTTGTAACTCTCGGCGTCAATCCCACGCTCGCGAAACGCTTGTTTGATTTGCTTGTCGC encodes the following:
- a CDS encoding deoxyribodipyrimidine photo-lyase, with the protein product MNFLTIVWFRHDLRLADNPALAAALERRGQILPVFIWSPEEEGRWTPGTASRWWLHHSLSSLSKNLQALHAPLVIRRGPALEALNQLIDETRATAVVWNRRYEPAAIARDKQIKQAFRERGIDAESYNGSLLYEPWDVATKTGQPYQVFAPFWKACTAREAPTEPLDAPEYLPGLRTKVAGEPLECLGLLPKLDWDAGMREHWTPGEAGAHARLKQFTDRALGEYHELRNRPDLEGSSQLSPYLHFGEISPRQVWHLVDQFRRVHRTPTVQQATKTFLAEIGWREFAHHLLYHFPHTINAPLREKFTRFAWEQDATGLKHWQRGQTGYPIVDAGMRQLWQWGWMHNRVRMIVASFLVKDLLISWHAGAEWFWDTLVDADLANNTLGWQWTAGCGADAAPFFRIFNPVSQGQKFDVDGEYVRRWVPELARLPTEHIHAPWEAPADVLAAAGVRLGQDYPRPLVDHALARTRALERLAAIKDG
- the aceE gene encoding pyruvate dehydrogenase (acetyl-transferring), homodimeric type, with amino-acid sequence MAQVDTVTNTSGDVDPAETKEWLESLQYVLQAKGPERARYLLGVLDEAAFRQGVELPFSINTPYVNTIPPDRQPVFPGNREIERRIKSIVRWNAMAMVNRANWFDSSLGGHISTFASAATLYEVAFNHFFKGKGDNYSGDQIYFQGHASPGIYSRAFLEGRLTETNLKNFRQELAEGGGLSSYPHPHLMPTFWEFPTVSMGLGPIMSIYQARFNKYLSDRGIKDTSGQHVWAFLGDGECDEPESLGAITLASREKLDNLIFVINCNLQRLDGPVRGNGKIIQELEGAFRGAGWNVIKVIWGEGWDTLLEKDKSGLLIQRMGEVVDGEYQKYTVMPGSYIREHFFGKYPELLELVSHLSDEKLRSLNRGGHDPEKVYAAYKQATEVKNGKPTVILAHTIKGYGLGESGEGRNTTHNQKKINEAEVREFRTRFNIPISDDDVAKAPFYKPPEDSAEMNYLRERRAALGGPVPTRVPASPTSKIPPLSDFADSLTSSGDREVSTTMAFVKHFGRLLKNKDIGKYIVPIVPDESRTFGMDPLFQQCGIYAHTGQLYEPVDSDNFLYYREAKDGQILEEGITEAGSMSSFIAAGTAHASHGINMMPFFIYYSMFGFQRIGDLIWAAQDMRCKGFLLGGTAGRTTLNGEGLQHQDGHSHLFCTAFPSIRAYDPTYAYETAVITMDGLRKMYEQGHEVMYYMTLHNENYVMPAMPDGVEEGIVRGMYRVSSLDAGSGKPRVQLLGSGAILREALRAQKILADRFQVSSDVWSVTSYSELRRAAHECERWNILHPNEPPKQSYLEQIIQGVEGPFIASSDNVRLVAEQISPWIPGGLCALGTDGLGRSDLRKNLRRHFEVDAECITLAALNELATQSKFPKSRLAEAIKSLNINPDKIDPMRA
- a CDS encoding 2-oxo acid dehydrogenase subunit E2 produces the protein MAVDFKLPTLGENIEAGDITNVMVSEGDQIGANTPIVEVETGKATVEIPCPHAGKVTKVHVKVGQSVPVGGTLISIEALAGAASAPAAKPAAPAAASKPAPVPAAPKAAPAPAPVAAAPVAPASAPAAASNGGPARKPVLEPEYETASASSAAGPSTRRLARELGVDINRVRGSGPGGRITREDIVSAVRNAAAHAPALATGAKPNLPAGEESSDNWGTIVRQPLTRIRKTIAANMVYSSTSIPHVTNFDEADITELERIRKSNLDDYAKQGIKLTMMPFVMKAVAQALRLHPLMNASLDMEKAELTYKDYVALGVAVDTERGLVVPVVRNVDRMTIPQIGLALQEMAEKARTMKFMPDDQIGGTFTVSNLGAVGGVYSTPIINPPQVGILLTGRSRKLPVVMEDDSIKPRLMMPLSISYDHRVVDGAAAARFLNDVKNYLQVPGRLLLAP